The proteins below come from a single Ruegeria sp. SCSIO 43209 genomic window:
- a CDS encoding TraB/GumN family protein: MRLLSFCLGLLLPITAHAACEGRDLRLDLSAESQADLEKTISDIPFPEGNHWIATKDGTVLHLIGTLHTSDPRMAPVVERLEPVLSQADAFFFEVTQDEMDAFEKDLADDFSPVLITSGPTLIDLMSEEDWTALSATLAERGIPGWMAAKMRPWFLSMMLGIPPCLMNTPDFDRGMDTRLTELAEQHGIPQYSLERIEDLIAMFDSHPLEEQVASLTRLSGALQAGDDQMITMANAYIEEQHAAIIELAKLQGLEASGMTPEEFEAEWKGFEDQLLVQRNASWMEKILDLKDQTAVIAVGAGHLSNDYGLLNQLHQAGYTLERAEF; encoded by the coding sequence ATGCGCTTGCTCAGCTTTTGTCTCGGCCTTTTGCTTCCGATTACCGCCCATGCGGCCTGCGAAGGGAGAGATCTTAGGCTTGACCTGTCGGCCGAAAGTCAAGCTGATCTCGAGAAGACAATCAGTGACATTCCGTTTCCGGAGGGCAACCACTGGATCGCGACAAAAGACGGGACCGTCTTGCACCTGATCGGCACCCTCCACACCAGCGACCCCCGCATGGCACCCGTGGTCGAGCGCTTGGAGCCAGTTCTGAGTCAGGCCGACGCGTTTTTCTTCGAGGTCACACAGGACGAAATGGACGCATTCGAAAAAGATCTGGCCGATGATTTCAGCCCGGTCCTGATTACGTCTGGCCCCACTTTGATTGACCTGATGTCGGAAGAAGATTGGACAGCGCTGTCCGCGACTCTGGCCGAGCGTGGCATTCCTGGCTGGATGGCGGCCAAGATGCGCCCCTGGTTTCTCAGTATGATGCTGGGTATTCCGCCTTGCCTGATGAATACCCCTGATTTTGATCGCGGCATGGACACGCGCCTGACGGAACTGGCCGAACAACACGGGATACCCCAGTACTCGCTAGAGCGGATCGAGGATTTGATCGCGATGTTCGACAGCCATCCGCTGGAAGAACAAGTGGCCTCTCTGACCCGTCTGTCCGGGGCGCTGCAGGCTGGGGACGACCAGATGATCACAATGGCCAACGCCTATATCGAAGAGCAGCACGCCGCGATCATTGAGCTTGCCAAGCTTCAAGGGCTTGAGGCCTCGGGGATGACGCCAGAAGAGTTTGAAGCCGAATGGAAAGGCTTCGAAGATCAGCTTCTGGTGCAGCGCAATGCAAGCTGGATGGAGAAGATTCTGGACCTGAAGGATCAGACCGCGGTGATCGCTGTCGGGGCCGGACATCTGAGCAACGACTACGGCTTACTGAACCAGCTACATCAAGCCGGATATACACTGGAACGCGCTGAATTCTAG
- a CDS encoding manganese-dependent inorganic pyrophosphatase → MTTLVFGHKSPDTDSTGSPILWSWYLNEVKGEQAQPVLLGEPNTEAAFMLERWDLPKPQIIEDVAEDAPVVIVDTNNPAELPASINSADIRAIIDHHKLVGGLETKGPIDITVRPLACTATIMVDLMGDDAAKMPDAIKGAALTCILSDTLEFRSPTTTAHDRAVAEKLAAELGLDVSAYAADMFAAKSDVSSFSDAELIRMDSKEYEVDGTKFRVSVLETTAPGVVLDRKDSIVSSMADVAKEDGVDQVLLFVVDILNEEATLLVPNDLVKGVAEKSFGATVDGDAVVLPGVMSRKKQIIPNLKV, encoded by the coding sequence ATGACAACGCTAGTTTTTGGCCACAAATCTCCCGACACCGATTCCACCGGCTCTCCGATCCTGTGGTCATGGTATCTGAACGAAGTAAAAGGTGAACAGGCACAGCCCGTTTTGCTAGGCGAACCCAACACCGAAGCCGCCTTTATGCTTGAGCGTTGGGACCTGCCCAAGCCGCAAATCATCGAGGACGTGGCCGAGGATGCACCGGTTGTCATCGTCGACACCAACAATCCGGCCGAGCTGCCCGCCAGCATCAACAGCGCAGATATCCGCGCCATAATCGACCACCACAAACTGGTTGGCGGGCTTGAAACCAAAGGCCCCATCGACATCACTGTGCGCCCGCTGGCCTGCACGGCAACCATCATGGTCGATCTAATGGGTGACGACGCCGCCAAGATGCCCGACGCGATCAAAGGTGCCGCGCTGACCTGCATCCTGTCGGACACACTGGAATTCCGCTCACCCACAACCACCGCACACGACCGCGCCGTGGCTGAGAAACTGGCGGCTGAACTTGGTCTGGATGTCTCGGCCTACGCCGCCGACATGTTTGCAGCAAAATCGGATGTATCGTCATTCTCGGACGCCGAACTGATCCGCATGGACAGCAAAGAATACGAAGTAGACGGCACCAAGTTCCGGGTCTCGGTTCTGGAAACCACAGCCCCCGGTGTCGTGCTGGATCGGAAGGACAGCATCGTAAGCTCGATGGCTGATGTGGCCAAGGAAGACGGCGTTGATCAGGTGTTGCTGTTCGTGGTCGACATTCTGAACGAAGAGGCAACGCTGCTGGTTCCAAATGATCTGGTCAAAGGTGTCGCTGAGAAGAGCTTTGGCGCAACCGTGGACGGTGACGCGGTTGTGTTGCCCGGCGTGATGAGCCGGAAAAAGCAGATCATTCCGAACCTCAAGGTTTGA
- a CDS encoding TIGR01459 family HAD-type hydrolase yields MTQIVSSLAEISDRYKALFVDLWGCVHNGITAYPEAVAALQAYRQRGGTVVLVTNSPKPRAGVAEQLLHFNVPADSYDTIATSGDSARSAMFRGAIGEKVYFMGEWQRDAGFFEPLKLLDHPIHIERVPLDAAEGIVCCGPFDPMADPDVNRPDFLYAKQKGMKLLCANPDIVVDRGETREWCAGALARLYTEMGGESLYFGKPHPPIYDLARRRLQAIGVDVSDSEILAIGDGPQTDIAGGMGEGIDTLFITGGLAAAETKTSHHPDEDALKAHNEKEQINPTYSIGRLR; encoded by the coding sequence ATGACCCAGATCGTTTCTTCACTCGCTGAAATCTCTGACCGCTACAAAGCGCTGTTTGTTGATTTGTGGGGTTGCGTTCATAATGGGATAACTGCCTACCCAGAGGCTGTCGCGGCACTGCAAGCTTATCGTCAACGTGGTGGCACGGTGGTTCTTGTAACCAATTCCCCTAAGCCTCGGGCTGGGGTTGCCGAGCAGCTTTTACATTTCAATGTGCCGGCAGATTCCTATGACACGATTGCAACCAGCGGTGATTCGGCGCGTTCAGCGATGTTTCGCGGGGCGATTGGCGAAAAAGTCTATTTCATGGGGGAATGGCAGCGGGATGCCGGTTTTTTTGAACCCCTGAAACTGCTGGATCATCCGATCCACATTGAACGCGTTCCGCTGGACGCGGCCGAAGGCATCGTGTGTTGCGGCCCGTTCGACCCGATGGCGGACCCAGATGTGAACCGGCCCGACTTTCTTTATGCCAAGCAGAAAGGGATGAAACTGCTCTGCGCAAATCCGGACATCGTGGTGGACCGAGGCGAAACGCGCGAATGGTGCGCAGGTGCTTTGGCCCGACTTTATACCGAGATGGGTGGTGAAAGCCTATATTTCGGTAAGCCACACCCGCCCATCTACGATCTGGCCCGGCGCAGGTTGCAGGCGATTGGGGTTGATGTGTCGGATTCTGAAATACTTGCCATAGGGGACGGGCCGCAAACAGATATCGCTGGAGGCATGGGGGAAGGCATTGATACCCTCTTCATCACCGGCGGTTTGGCAGCCGCAGAAACCAAAACATCACATCATCCAGACGAAGACGCGTTGAAAGCTCATAACGAGAAGGAACAGATCAATCCAACCTATTCGATTGGTCGCCTGAGATAG
- a CDS encoding MaoC family dehydratase, with amino-acid sequence MLDNLPRGTICIEDIEMGMSRHLRKVVTDEDIEMFAQVSTDRNPVHLDDDYARDTIFEGRIAHGMLTAGLISAVIGEQLPGHGTVYMGQSLKFLAPVRPGDMVYAEVKVIDIDFAKRRVKLDCHCAVNGKKVLVGEAMVLAPSRKFD; translated from the coding sequence ATGTTGGACAACCTTCCGCGCGGAACGATTTGCATCGAAGACATCGAAATGGGCATGTCACGGCACTTGCGCAAAGTCGTGACCGATGAAGATATCGAGATGTTCGCTCAAGTATCGACCGACCGGAATCCGGTTCATCTGGATGATGACTATGCCCGCGATACGATTTTCGAAGGACGTATTGCGCATGGCATGCTGACCGCTGGCCTGATCTCTGCGGTTATCGGAGAGCAGCTGCCCGGACATGGAACCGTGTACATGGGACAATCGCTTAAATTTCTGGCGCCGGTGCGTCCGGGCGACATGGTTTATGCCGAGGTCAAGGTGATCGATATCGATTTCGCCAAACGCCGGGTTAAGCTGGATTGCCACTGCGCAGTTAACGGAAAGAAAGTGCTGGTGGGTGAGGCCATGGTGCTGGCTCCGAGCCGCAAGTTCGACTGA
- a CDS encoding bifunctional riboflavin kinase/FAD synthetase, whose protein sequence is MHIIRDFQFVEPEDRGASVAIGNFDGVHLGHQSVIELARNAELNAPLGVMTFEPHPREYFSPEAPPFRLMRGNARAHRLEKLGVQKLYELPFNSTLAGMTPEAFARNVICDGLGLSHVVVGADFCFGKGRSGNPQDLVRFGEEMGFGVTIAPLLERTENVVSSTAIRTALSEGRPRDAATMLGHWHRIEGEVVGGEQRGRELGYPTANMSIEGLHPPRFGVYAVLVDVLDGPHQGSYHGAASVGTRPMFQGEVPNIETFLFNFSGDLYGATLSVGLVDYLRPEMTFDGLDGLISQMDADCARAREILAST, encoded by the coding sequence ATGCATATCATCCGGGACTTCCAGTTTGTTGAACCAGAAGACCGAGGCGCAAGTGTCGCCATCGGGAACTTTGACGGTGTTCATCTTGGCCATCAATCCGTCATCGAGTTGGCGCGCAATGCTGAATTGAACGCGCCGCTGGGGGTCATGACATTTGAGCCGCATCCACGAGAGTATTTTTCCCCAGAGGCACCGCCCTTTCGTCTGATGCGCGGCAATGCACGCGCGCACCGGCTGGAAAAACTCGGCGTGCAGAAGCTTTATGAACTGCCTTTTAATTCAACGCTCGCGGGTATGACGCCCGAAGCTTTTGCGAGAAATGTCATATGCGATGGTCTGGGGCTTTCTCATGTTGTCGTGGGTGCCGATTTTTGTTTTGGCAAAGGGCGCAGCGGTAACCCTCAGGACCTGGTTCGCTTTGGCGAAGAGATGGGGTTCGGTGTGACCATCGCGCCCCTGTTGGAGCGCACCGAGAATGTGGTTTCGTCGACTGCGATCCGGACAGCTCTGTCAGAGGGGCGCCCGCGCGATGCGGCAACAATGTTGGGGCACTGGCACCGGATTGAGGGTGAGGTCGTCGGAGGCGAGCAACGCGGACGAGAGTTGGGGTACCCGACAGCCAATATGTCGATCGAAGGACTGCACCCTCCAAGATTTGGCGTTTATGCAGTTTTGGTCGACGTCCTGGATGGCCCGCATCAGGGCAGCTATCACGGGGCGGCATCGGTCGGGACCCGGCCCATGTTCCAAGGCGAGGTTCCTAACATCGAGACATTTCTGTTCAATTTCTCAGGTGATCTTTACGGTGCCACGCTGTCCGTTGGTCTGGTCGACTATCTGCGGCCCGAAATGACATTCGACGGCCTTGACGGGTTGATCTCGCAGATGGACGCCGATTGCGCGCGCGCCCGAGAGATACTGGCCAGTACATGA
- a CDS encoding YcgN family cysteine cluster protein, with protein sequence MTTDPIDRAGLAPRFWERKPLRKMNQREWEALCDGCGKCCLNKLEDEDTGEVALTCVACRLLDDETCRCTQYDIRHQFVPECIVMTPDNIDNHAYWLPQTCAYRLLWEGKPLYDWHPLLSGTPESVHTAGVSVQRRTVSEFETPMEEWEDYIIEEPS encoded by the coding sequence ATGACTACGGATCCAATCGATCGAGCTGGCCTCGCGCCCCGATTCTGGGAACGCAAGCCGCTGCGCAAGATGAACCAGCGTGAGTGGGAGGCCCTGTGCGATGGTTGCGGCAAATGCTGTCTGAACAAGCTGGAAGACGAAGATACGGGCGAGGTCGCATTGACCTGTGTTGCCTGTCGCCTGCTGGATGACGAAACTTGCCGGTGCACCCAATATGATATCCGCCACCAATTCGTGCCCGAATGCATCGTCATGACACCCGATAACATCGACAACCATGCCTATTGGCTGCCCCAGACTTGCGCCTATCGACTGCTCTGGGAAGGCAAACCGCTTTACGACTGGCACCCTTTGCTATCAGGTACGCCTGAAAGCGTTCACACCGCCGGCGTTTCCGTTCAGCGGCGAACCGTATCTGAATTCGAAACGCCCATGGAAGAGTGGGAAGACTACATCATCGAGGAGCCGAGTTAA
- a CDS encoding low specificity L-threonine aldolase: MHFASDNSGPVHPEVLAALAEANQGYQMAYGADTLMNEVRDQIRGIFEAPGAAVYLVATGTAANSLALATLSKPWETVFCSPVAHIHEDECNAPEFYTGAKLTLVPGGDKMTPEALTKSIEGEETRGVHGPQRGPVSITQVTERGSVYSLAELQALCGVAKKYGLPVHMDGARFTNALVALNCSPAEMTWKSGVDAVSFGGTKNGLMGVEAVIFFDESKAWEFELRRKRGAHLFSKHRYLSAQMAAYLQDDLWLKSARKANANCARLADGLRAVGAEFLHEPQANMIFASFPRSQHKRLHEAGAVYHLWGDTLDGEDEDEMLACRFVCDWSIGTEQVDRFLNLL; the protein is encoded by the coding sequence ATGCATTTTGCCTCTGATAATTCCGGGCCCGTTCATCCCGAAGTTCTGGCCGCATTGGCCGAAGCCAATCAGGGCTATCAGATGGCTTATGGCGCCGACACCTTGATGAACGAAGTGCGCGACCAAATCCGCGGCATTTTCGAAGCACCGGGTGCGGCAGTTTATCTGGTCGCTACGGGAACGGCCGCTAATTCACTGGCGTTGGCAACGCTGAGCAAGCCGTGGGAAACCGTGTTCTGTTCACCCGTTGCTCATATCCACGAAGATGAGTGCAATGCCCCCGAATTCTACACCGGCGCGAAACTGACTCTGGTGCCGGGTGGCGACAAGATGACCCCCGAAGCATTGACCAAGTCCATTGAGGGGGAAGAAACCCGCGGCGTGCATGGTCCGCAGCGCGGGCCTGTCTCGATCACTCAGGTGACCGAGCGTGGCTCGGTTTACTCGCTTGCCGAACTTCAAGCCTTGTGTGGCGTTGCCAAGAAGTATGGGTTGCCGGTGCATATGGATGGTGCACGTTTCACTAACGCTCTGGTCGCTTTGAATTGCTCACCGGCAGAGATGACGTGGAAATCTGGTGTTGACGCAGTCAGCTTTGGCGGCACCAAAAACGGGCTGATGGGTGTCGAGGCCGTAATCTTCTTCGACGAAAGCAAAGCTTGGGAGTTCGAGCTGCGGCGCAAGCGCGGGGCGCACCTGTTTTCCAAGCACCGTTACCTGTCTGCCCAGATGGCTGCTTATCTGCAGGATGACCTGTGGCTGAAATCAGCTCGCAAAGCGAATGCCAATTGCGCGCGATTGGCGGATGGTCTGCGGGCAGTCGGGGCAGAATTCCTGCATGAACCCCAGGCAAACATGATTTTCGCAAGCTTTCCCCGCAGCCAACACAAGCGCCTGCACGAGGCCGGCGCCGTCTATCACTTGTGGGGCGATACGTTGGACGGTGAGGACGAAGACGAGATGCTGGCCTGCCGCTTTGTCTGTGACTGGTCCATCGGAACCGAGCAGGTCGATCGGTTTCTGAACCTCTTGTAG
- a CDS encoding 2-hydroxychromene-2-carboxylate isomerase, translating into MAQIDYFFATLSPYSYLAGMRLEEIAAKHGATINYKPLDIVALFGRTGGTPPKDRHISRIEYRAQELVRQARNLDMPLNLQPAHWPTNMAPSSYAVIAAVQDGSGDVGKLCHSFLRACWAEEKDISDDGVIRDCLEQAGFNPNLADSGLLVGAETYAANLEEAVDRGVFGAPFYITLDDQRFWGQDRLDDLDKHLAEMK; encoded by the coding sequence ATGGCCCAGATTGACTACTTTTTTGCGACACTCTCGCCCTATTCCTATCTGGCGGGAATGCGCCTTGAAGAGATCGCGGCAAAACACGGTGCGACGATCAACTATAAACCATTGGATATTGTTGCCTTGTTCGGCCGGACAGGTGGAACGCCACCAAAAGACCGACATATATCTCGCATCGAATACCGCGCGCAGGAATTGGTGCGCCAAGCGCGCAATCTGGATATGCCGTTGAACCTGCAGCCTGCGCACTGGCCGACGAACATGGCACCGTCCTCTTACGCTGTGATCGCAGCAGTACAGGATGGATCAGGTGATGTGGGTAAACTTTGCCATTCCTTCTTGCGTGCCTGCTGGGCAGAAGAAAAGGACATCTCTGATGACGGCGTGATCCGGGATTGCCTGGAACAGGCAGGATTTAATCCAAATCTAGCTGATAGTGGCCTGTTGGTAGGTGCGGAAACCTACGCCGCAAATCTGGAAGAAGCCGTGGACCGGGGTGTTTTCGGGGCACCGTTTTACATCACACTGGACGATCAGAGGTTCTGGGGACAGGACCGTCTTGATGATCTGGACAAGCATCTGGCTGAGATGAAATAG
- a CDS encoding ribose-phosphate pyrophosphokinase — MPTLHEPKLIAGNANLPLAETIARRMSLHRGVDQGLVDARVERFNDGEIFVEVFENVRGEDMFIVQPTSNPANDNLMELLIIADALRRSSAARITAVIPYFGYARQDRRTKARTPISAKLVANMLTGAGIERILTMDLHAAQIQGFFDMPVDNLYASPIFALDVKKQFKDQMDDLMVVSPDVGGVARARELAKRINAPLSIVDKRREKAGEVAEMTVIGDVKDKICLIVDDICDTAGTLCKAAQVLMDNGAKEVHSYITHGVMSGPAVERVTNSVMKSLVLSDTIQPTAEINKAANIRIVPTAPIFTQAILNIWNGTSVSSLFEDKTLTPIYESLYHMD, encoded by the coding sequence ATGCCGACACTTCACGAACCCAAGCTTATCGCTGGGAACGCCAATCTTCCGCTTGCCGAAACCATTGCACGTCGCATGAGCCTGCATCGCGGCGTTGACCAGGGGCTGGTCGATGCTCGGGTCGAACGGTTCAACGACGGAGAGATTTTCGTCGAGGTTTTCGAGAATGTGCGTGGTGAGGATATGTTTATCGTTCAACCAACCTCGAACCCCGCCAATGACAATCTGATGGAGCTGCTGATCATCGCAGATGCCCTGCGCCGTTCATCCGCAGCCCGGATCACCGCTGTCATTCCGTATTTCGGGTACGCCCGTCAGGACCGCCGCACCAAAGCGCGCACGCCAATCAGCGCCAAGCTGGTGGCAAACATGCTGACTGGTGCGGGTATCGAACGGATTCTAACCATGGATCTGCACGCAGCCCAGATTCAGGGCTTTTTCGACATGCCGGTGGACAACCTATATGCCTCTCCGATCTTTGCCCTGGATGTGAAGAAACAATTCAAGGATCAGATGGACGACCTGATGGTGGTCTCGCCGGATGTCGGCGGTGTTGCACGTGCCCGTGAATTGGCCAAACGCATCAATGCGCCCCTTTCGATCGTTGACAAACGCCGCGAAAAGGCAGGCGAAGTGGCCGAGATGACGGTCATTGGTGACGTGAAAGACAAAATCTGCCTGATTGTCGATGACATTTGCGATACCGCTGGCACTCTGTGCAAAGCTGCCCAGGTGCTGATGGATAACGGCGCCAAGGAAGTACACTCTTACATCACCCACGGTGTCATGAGTGGACCGGCGGTTGAACGTGTGACCAATTCGGTGATGAAATCTCTGGTCCTATCGGACACGATCCAGCCTACGGCCGAGATCAACAAGGCCGCCAACATCCGCATCGTACCCACCGCGCCGATCTTTACGCAGGCGATCCTGAACATTTGGAACGGCACAAGTGTATCATCGCTGTTCGAAGACAAGACACTGACGCCGATCTACGAGTCACTTTATCATATGGATTGA
- a CDS encoding nitroreductase family protein gives MFARDHIEYEALDLPDRMDLSDEEMLAEARAFYNKMKRRHTVRDYSDRPVERTVIEECIRAAGTAPSGANHQPWHFVAISNPEMKRRIREEAEAEERRFYEGGAGDEWLKALEPIGTNDQKPHLEDAPWLIVIFAQRWGHFDDGDRFKNYYVPESTGIATGFLLTALHHAGLVSLTHTPNPMKFLNKLLNRPDHEKPIMIVAVGHPQDDAKVPKVAKMKKPLEEIMTVAE, from the coding sequence GTGTTTGCACGAGATCATATCGAATACGAGGCCCTGGACCTTCCGGATCGTATGGACTTGTCTGATGAAGAAATGCTGGCCGAAGCGCGAGCGTTCTACAACAAGATGAAACGCCGCCATACCGTGCGTGACTATTCGGACCGGCCCGTCGAGCGCACGGTCATCGAAGAGTGCATTCGCGCAGCCGGAACAGCGCCCTCAGGGGCCAATCATCAGCCCTGGCACTTTGTGGCCATCTCGAACCCTGAGATGAAACGCCGTATTCGGGAAGAGGCAGAAGCTGAGGAGCGCAGGTTTTATGAAGGCGGTGCCGGAGATGAATGGCTGAAGGCGCTTGAACCAATCGGGACTAACGATCAGAAGCCGCATCTGGAAGACGCACCGTGGCTGATAGTGATTTTCGCCCAACGTTGGGGTCATTTCGATGATGGAGATCGGTTCAAAAACTACTACGTGCCTGAAAGCACGGGAATTGCCACGGGCTTTTTGTTGACGGCGCTGCACCATGCAGGGCTGGTATCGCTGACCCACACACCCAACCCGATGAAATTCCTGAATAAACTGCTAAACCGCCCTGATCATGAAAAGCCTATTATGATCGTAGCTGTAGGCCATCCGCAAGACGACGCGAAGGTGCCAAAAGTTGCAAAGATGAAAAAGCCGTTGGAAGAAATCATGACGGTCGCCGAATAG
- a CDS encoding H-type lectin domain-containing protein, which translates to MKKFQTHPIGIDQGEEVLFSDFADGGVMWTGEGPRERRVSVRFSEVFRSVPIIQIGVVLWDVDTSSALRAEVQAEDITPEGFNAVFRTWSDTRIARIRVSWTAIGDVSHEDDWDIS; encoded by the coding sequence ATGAAAAAGTTTCAAACCCATCCCATCGGCATTGATCAGGGCGAGGAGGTCTTGTTTTCCGATTTCGCCGATGGTGGCGTGATGTGGACTGGTGAGGGCCCGCGTGAGCGTCGCGTAAGCGTCCGTTTTTCAGAAGTGTTCCGCTCTGTGCCAATCATCCAGATAGGGGTGGTACTTTGGGATGTGGATACGTCTTCCGCTTTACGGGCTGAAGTTCAGGCCGAAGATATAACGCCGGAAGGATTCAATGCGGTGTTTCGCACCTGGTCCGATACGCGTATCGCCAGAATTCGGGTGAGTTGGACCGCAATTGGAGATGTTTCGCATGAAGACGATTGGGATATCTCGTGA
- a CDS encoding F0F1 ATP synthase subunit epsilon produces MANTMQFDLVSPERSLASLEATAVQIPGADGDMTAMPDHAPTITTLRPGILKVEAPQGSSEYLVTGGFAQINGDGLSVLAEKAIPVAEVTRSHLDDLIADARASHEAAKAGDDQTIVDDAAKLLADMEALGTHMSL; encoded by the coding sequence ATGGCAAACACGATGCAATTCGACCTCGTCAGCCCCGAGCGGAGCCTTGCTTCGCTCGAGGCCACCGCGGTCCAGATTCCCGGCGCGGACGGGGACATGACGGCAATGCCCGATCATGCCCCCACAATTACAACTCTGCGCCCGGGCATCCTGAAGGTCGAAGCACCCCAAGGCTCCAGCGAATACCTGGTCACCGGTGGGTTTGCTCAGATCAATGGTGATGGCCTGTCGGTTCTGGCCGAAAAGGCCATTCCGGTTGCTGAAGTAACACGCTCGCATCTGGACGATCTGATCGCTGACGCCCGCGCCTCGCACGAGGCAGCCAAGGCCGGTGACGATCAGACCATCGTCGACGATGCTGCAAAGTTGCTGGCTGACATGGAAGCTCTAGGAACGCATATGAGCCTGTAA
- the atpD gene encoding F0F1 ATP synthase subunit beta, producing MANAKGKVTQIIGAVVDVHFEDQLPEILNALETTNNGKRLVLEVAQHLGENTVRTIAMDATEGLVRGEAVTDTGAPISVPVGNATLGRILNVVGEPIDEKGPVEATEARAIHQPAPTFDEQSTESEVLVTGIKVVDLLAPYAKGGKIGLFGGAGVGKTVLIMELINNIAKVHSGFSVFAGVGERTREGNDLYHEMIESNVIKPDNLSESQVALVYGQMNEPPGARARVALTGLTLAEQFRDQSGTDVLFFVDNIFRFTQAGSEVSALLGRIPSAVGYQPTLATDMGALQERITSTKSGSITSVQAIYVPADDLTDPAPATSFAHLDATTVLNRAISEKGIYPAVDPLDSTSRLLDPAIVGEEHYKVATDVQQILQRYKSLQDIIAILGMDELSEEDKLTVARARKIERFLSQPFDVAEVFTGSPGVQVPLDVTIASFKAVVAGEYDHLPEAAFLMVGGIEEVIAKAEKMAAEAA from the coding sequence ATGGCGAATGCAAAAGGCAAAGTCACACAGATCATCGGGGCCGTCGTCGACGTGCACTTCGAAGATCAGCTGCCTGAAATTCTGAACGCGCTGGAAACCACCAACAACGGCAAGCGCCTGGTGTTGGAAGTTGCTCAGCACCTGGGTGAAAACACCGTCCGCACCATCGCAATGGACGCGACCGAAGGTCTGGTCCGCGGCGAAGCCGTCACCGACACCGGCGCACCGATCTCGGTTCCGGTTGGCAACGCCACCCTGGGCCGCATCCTGAACGTGGTTGGTGAGCCGATCGACGAAAAAGGCCCGGTTGAAGCAACCGAAGCCCGTGCGATCCACCAGCCCGCGCCGACTTTTGATGAACAGTCGACCGAGTCGGAAGTTCTGGTAACCGGCATCAAGGTTGTTGACCTGCTGGCCCCATACGCCAAAGGCGGTAAGATCGGCCTGTTCGGCGGCGCCGGCGTTGGTAAAACCGTTCTGATCATGGAACTGATCAACAACATCGCAAAAGTGCATTCGGGCTTCTCGGTGTTCGCGGGTGTTGGTGAACGGACCCGTGAAGGCAACGACCTGTACCACGAGATGATCGAATCGAACGTTATTAAACCGGACAACCTGTCGGAATCGCAGGTGGCCCTGGTTTACGGTCAGATGAACGAACCTCCGGGTGCGCGTGCGCGTGTTGCTCTGACCGGTCTGACCCTGGCTGAGCAGTTCCGCGACCAGTCCGGTACTGACGTTCTGTTCTTCGTCGACAACATCTTCCGCTTCACGCAGGCGGGTTCCGAGGTTTCGGCTCTGCTGGGTCGTATTCCTTCGGCGGTGGGCTACCAGCCGACCCTGGCAACCGACATGGGTGCCCTGCAGGAACGCATCACCTCGACCAAGTCGGGCTCGATCACGTCCGTGCAGGCGATCTACGTGCCTGCGGATGACCTTACCGACCCTGCGCCGGCAACCTCGTTTGCGCACTTGGACGCGACCACCGTTCTTAACCGTGCGATCTCGGAAAAGGGTATCTACCCTGCGGTTGACCCGCTCGACTCGACATCGCGTCTGCTCGACCCGGCCATCGTTGGTGAAGAGCACTACAAGGTTGCGACCGACGTTCAGCAGATCCTCCAGCGCTACAAGTCACTGCAGGACATCATCGCCATCCTCGGCATGGACGAACTGTCGGAAGAGGACAAACTGACCGTGGCACGTGCCCGTAAGATCGAGCGCTTCCTGTCGCAGCCGTTCGACGTGGCCGAAGTCTTCACCGGTTCGCCGGGCGTTCAGGTTCCTCTGGATGTGACCATCGCGTCGTTCAAAGCGGTTGTCGCTGGCGAATACGATCACCTGCCCGAAGCGGCCTTCCTGATGGTTGGCGGCATCGAAGAAGTGATCGCCAAAGCGGAGAAGATGGCCGCAGAAGCCGCCTAA